A single region of the Candidatus Parcubacteria bacterium genome encodes:
- a CDS encoding PCRF domain-containing protein: MDLSKYKENRKTQYLAETAERLSAEIDDLETLITSDPSMAELGREDLTRLSAERDALVAQMEEILNKAAGTIESPNQIILEVRAGAGGEEAALFAEEIANMYRLYAEREGWDVRVLDESKSALGGYKEASFEFSGEGVYDKLRYETGVHRVQRTPATEKMGRIHTSTASVAVLPLRETAPMEINPGDIEMEFSRSGGAGGQNVNKVETAVRLIHKPTGIDVRCTSERSQQKNREKAMAILSAKLQALKDEQDAAKYAGERKSQIGTGDRSEKIRTYNFPQDRITDHRIKESWHNIPKIMAGNVEDIINALAEAAKGGFENKGEVEE; this comes from the coding sequence ATGGACCTTTCCAAATACAAAGAGAATAGGAAGACACAGTACTTGGCGGAAACGGCCGAGCGGCTTTCTGCGGAGATAGACGACTTAGAGACCCTCATCACGAGCGACCCTTCCATGGCAGAACTCGGGAGAGAAGACCTGACGCGTCTCTCTGCGGAGCGAGATGCGCTGGTCGCTCAGATGGAAGAGATCTTGAACAAGGCAGCGGGCACGATAGAATCGCCCAATCAGATCATCCTGGAAGTGCGCGCGGGCGCGGGCGGAGAAGAGGCGGCGCTTTTTGCGGAAGAGATCGCCAATATGTATCGCCTCTACGCTGAGAGGGAGGGCTGGGACGTGCGCGTACTCGATGAATCCAAGAGCGCGCTTGGCGGCTACAAGGAGGCTTCTTTTGAATTTTCGGGCGAGGGTGTCTATGACAAGCTGCGTTACGAGACGGGAGTGCATCGCGTGCAGCGCACTCCGGCTACGGAGAAGATGGGACGTATTCATACCTCTACTGCTTCTGTGGCGGTGTTGCCTCTTCGTGAGACGGCACCGATGGAGATAAATCCAGGGGATATCGAGATGGAGTTCTCCCGTTCGGGAGGTGCGGGTGGTCAGAATGTGAACAAGGTGGAGACGGCGGTTCGTTTGATACACAAGCCTACTGGGATCGACGTGCGTTGTACCTCAGAGCGTAGTCAGCAGAAGAACAGAGAAAAAGCTATGGCGATTCTTTCGGCCAAGCTTCAGGCATTGAAAGATGAACAGGATGCAGCTAAATATGCCGGTGAGCGTAAATCACAAATAGGAACAGGGGACAGGTCTGAGAAGATCCGTACCTACAATTTTCCGCAGGATCGCATCACGGATCACCGTATCAAGGAATCTTGGCACAATATCCCTAAGATCATGGCGGGGAATGTCGAGGATATAATTAACGCTCTCGCGGAGGCAGCGAAAGGAGGTTTTGAAAACAAAGGAGAGGTGGAGGAGTAA
- the rpmE gene encoding 50S ribosomal protein L31 — protein sequence MKADIHPTTHLAAKALCACGAEFSVLSTKESLSVEICSKCHPFYTGADKVLDTAGRVERFKTRAASAKVKPAKKKA from the coding sequence ATGAAGGCAGATATCCATCCGACCACCCATCTCGCTGCTAAGGCTCTCTGCGCCTGCGGAGCTGAGTTTTCCGTGCTTTCCACCAAGGAGAGTCTCTCTGTGGAAATCTGCAGCAAGTGCCATCCTTTCTACACCGGAGCCGACAAGGTGCTCGACACCGCCGGCCGCGTGGAGCGTTTCAAGACGCGCGCTGCAAGCGCCAAGGTGAAGCCTGCCAAGAAGAAGGCGTAA
- a CDS encoding cupredoxin domain-containing protein, whose amino-acid sequence MNKLILLAVVIVVFGGGWYYWTNRTAPEVVVETPTENIATTTPDTASSTPALPRITVNMTDDGFEPSTLVIKKGQIIEFVNVGKDFHWPASDLHPTHEIYSEFDSDKPVGPGETYSFQFERIGKWNMHDHLHARFRGSIEVQQ is encoded by the coding sequence ATGAATAAACTCATACTTCTTGCCGTAGTCATCGTAGTCTTCGGCGGCGGCTGGTATTACTGGACCAACCGCACGGCACCTGAGGTGGTCGTGGAGACCCCTACAGAAAATATAGCTACTACTACGCCAGATACCGCTTCTTCTACGCCTGCTCTCCCTAGGATCACGGTGAACATGACTGACGATGGCTTCGAGCCCTCTACTCTCGTCATCAAGAAGGGCCAGATTATAGAGTTCGTGAATGTCGGCAAGGATTTCCACTGGCCAGCTTCTGACCTTCATCCGACGCACGAAATCTATTCCGAATTCGATTCTGACAAGCCGGTAGGTCCTGGAGAAACCTATTCCTTCCAGTTCGAGAGGATAGGTAAGTGGAATATGCATGATCATCTCCACGCCCGCTTCCGCGGATCAATCGAGGTGCAGCAGTAA
- a CDS encoding SagB/ThcOx family dehydrogenase: protein MNNHFAKRFHHQAIANWRLPKTRDAKNPIPREDILFKTYPRSENTALAEPLPLSHTLEKTLSERKTTRSFDPVSAVSFQELSSLLFWSAGLRENRTDPQQSKRFYPSAGERYPLEIYIAARNVDGLPKGLYHFNLLKNSLEKIGGEEYCDNFQKNLGYEWSRDTAVAILITGVWERTFSKYGDFGYRLICTEAGHVAQNLQLIAQSLGLDYASIAGFKEKEMDTLLNLDSDKESSLYLTLIGKATPSTRTNA, encoded by the coding sequence ATGAATAACCATTTCGCCAAGCGGTTCCATCATCAAGCCATCGCGAACTGGCGTCTACCCAAAACTCGCGATGCCAAGAATCCGATCCCCAGGGAAGATATCTTATTCAAGACATACCCTCGCTCTGAAAACACGGCGCTCGCCGAGCCGCTTCCCCTCAGCCATACACTCGAGAAAACCCTCTCCGAGCGGAAGACGACGCGCTCCTTCGATCCAGTCTCCGCCGTCAGTTTCCAAGAACTCTCTTCCCTGCTCTTCTGGAGCGCCGGACTTAGAGAGAACCGTACAGACCCACAACAGAGCAAACGGTTCTATCCATCCGCGGGAGAACGTTATCCGCTAGAGATATATATAGCTGCGCGCAACGTCGATGGCTTGCCTAAAGGCCTGTATCACTTCAATCTCCTCAAGAACTCTCTGGAGAAGATAGGTGGTGAGGAATACTGCGATAATTTTCAAAAAAACCTCGGGTACGAATGGTCTAGGGATACCGCAGTAGCCATCCTCATCACCGGAGTATGGGAGCGGACTTTCTCAAAATACGGGGATTTCGGATATCGGCTCATATGTACAGAAGCCGGACATGTGGCGCAAAATCTACAGCTCATAGCCCAATCCCTTGGTCTGGACTATGCCTCTATCGCAGGGTTCAAAGAAAAAGAGATGGATACCCTCCTAAATCTGGACTCGGATAAAGAATCATCTCTCTACCTGACCCTCATAGGAAAAGCTACACCTTCCACCCGAACGAACGCATGA
- a CDS encoding tetratricopeptide repeat protein, with protein sequence MPAVALALAPEDASLAYRAGNFYLGENAHDLKKAEELYKRALDLGYPEPGYIHFGLSRVYFFQGRYSKAIEAINETLRLDSSIHNAYYMRGLVYGYRNNLSEAEGDFARYLELEPESWAGANDLCWIYFRQGRYKDVLTVAEKALSYHPENPWLQNSLGVALLNLGEREEARSALEKALAGFKAMTPEEWGRAYPGNDARYHPQGLAGSLRSVEKNLLLLSGADLSAIQ encoded by the coding sequence ATGCCTGCCGTAGCTCTCGCGCTTGCGCCGGAGGATGCTAGCTTAGCCTATCGCGCGGGTAATTTTTATCTCGGAGAGAATGCTCATGACCTAAAGAAGGCAGAGGAACTTTATAAGAGGGCTCTCGACTTAGGGTATCCAGAGCCGGGATATATCCATTTCGGTCTCTCCCGGGTTTATTTCTTTCAGGGGCGTTATAGCAAAGCTATCGAGGCTATAAACGAGACCCTGCGGCTGGATTCTTCCATCCACAACGCTTATTACATGCGTGGGCTTGTGTACGGATATAGGAATAATCTCTCGGAGGCAGAGGGTGACTTCGCTAGGTATCTGGAATTGGAACCGGAGAGCTGGGCGGGAGCGAATGACCTCTGTTGGATCTATTTTCGGCAGGGTCGCTATAAGGATGTCCTTACGGTTGCAGAAAAGGCCCTTTCTTATCATCCGGAGAATCCTTGGCTTCAGAACTCTCTTGGTGTTGCGCTCCTTAATCTCGGAGAGAGGGAAGAGGCTCGTAGTGCCCTGGAGAAAGCTCTTGCTGGTTTCAAAGCCATGACGCCAGAGGAGTGGGGTAGGGCGTACCCTGGGAACGACGCTCGATATCATCCACAAGGTCTTGCGGGTTCTCTGCGCTCTGTAGAGAAAAATCTTCTACTCCTCTCTGGGGCAGACTTAAGTGCGATTCAGTAA
- a CDS encoding YcaO-like family protein has protein sequence MKSYWKRSFLEALLGTLEERLGIEILTKVPENLRDVHLLIFKNLTIIEKLRRQGILEKVEVLNPPPDEPPLYRVHTKGHLRASGASFLDPEKALWSALGECVERSLWSGSSEWYEKKIKVSSYKELPGDKIDPRSITGFSEEQKSLDPMLQVDESTVLGWVQAKEKISGKMIWVPLQLFSAEYCQKRQKSPERPENVEPLLRSAVTTGLATSSHSHEEAVLYGALEAIERDAFMICWLKRLSPPRIDINHLAEQDDDLKSILDSLARYHLRAELLLLPTDFPFLVIAAVLLDESGKGPAFTMGAKAHWDMKTAILGALSEAASVRFSLKTAYEAPVDMKKVGRKERLIYWAKEENTPKRSFLTQGEIRKITLEENKSDTGTESLRLSEALRNKKYPLYEVEISSEASRRSGFRSVCVHIPDLQPMHLDERVPALAGKRLAEIPSLLGYEPAKEMNPEPHPFP, from the coding sequence GTGAAATCTTACTGGAAACGAAGTTTCCTAGAAGCCCTCCTTGGGACCCTGGAGGAACGTCTCGGGATAGAAATCTTGACCAAAGTACCGGAGAATCTTCGTGATGTTCACCTGCTGATATTCAAGAACCTGACAATCATAGAAAAATTGAGGAGACAGGGAATATTAGAGAAGGTCGAAGTCCTTAATCCTCCACCAGATGAGCCCCCTCTATACCGCGTTCATACAAAGGGCCATCTTCGCGCCTCCGGTGCAAGCTTCCTTGATCCTGAAAAAGCCCTGTGGAGCGCGCTCGGGGAGTGCGTCGAACGCTCTCTATGGTCAGGCTCTTCGGAATGGTACGAAAAGAAGATCAAGGTCTCTTCGTATAAAGAGCTTCCTGGGGATAAGATAGACCCCCGCTCAATTACTGGTTTCTCCGAGGAACAGAAGAGCTTGGATCCGATGCTACAAGTGGATGAATCGACAGTTCTCGGCTGGGTACAAGCCAAAGAAAAAATCTCCGGAAAGATGATCTGGGTACCTCTCCAGCTTTTCAGCGCCGAATATTGCCAGAAGAGACAGAAGTCTCCTGAACGACCGGAAAACGTCGAGCCACTTCTCCGTTCCGCCGTAACCACAGGACTCGCGACTTCTTCACATAGCCACGAAGAAGCCGTCCTCTACGGGGCATTGGAAGCGATCGAACGCGATGCTTTCATGATCTGCTGGCTCAAACGCCTCTCGCCTCCTCGCATCGATATCAATCACCTCGCCGAACAAGACGATGATCTGAAAAGCATTCTTGATTCCCTGGCTCGCTACCACCTCCGTGCAGAACTGCTTCTACTTCCGACTGATTTTCCTTTCCTGGTCATCGCAGCCGTTCTGCTCGATGAAAGCGGAAAGGGGCCGGCGTTTACTATGGGCGCAAAGGCGCATTGGGATATGAAAACCGCCATCCTTGGAGCCCTCTCTGAAGCCGCTAGCGTACGCTTTTCTCTTAAAACCGCATACGAAGCCCCTGTGGACATGAAGAAGGTCGGTCGCAAGGAGCGCTTGATCTATTGGGCAAAGGAGGAAAACACCCCGAAACGCAGCTTTCTTACACAGGGGGAAATAAGAAAGATCACTCTAGAAGAGAATAAGAGTGATACTGGCACAGAATCTCTCCGACTGTCGGAAGCCTTGAGAAATAAGAAATATCCATTGTATGAAGTCGAGATAAGTTCCGAAGCAAGCCGTAGAAGCGGTTTTCGTTCAGTCTGTGTGCATATCCCTGACCTGCAGCCGATGCATCTCGACGAGCGAGTTCCCGCTCTCGCCGGAAAACGCCTGGCAGAGATTCCCTCTCTCCTCGGATACGAACCCGCCAAAGAAATGAATCCTGAACCCCACCCCTTTCCATGA